Genomic window (Psilocybe cubensis strain MGC-MH-2018 chromosome 1, whole genome shotgun sequence):
GCTTGTTTAAAATAACAGCCGATAAACGGCAATTCCTTCCGCATGAGAAGACGTACTCGTGTGTGGGCACGTTCATTGACATATAGCCTGATATTTCTAGCTGATGGACATTGACATTAACTTCTGTCGCTGGGTGGGAGCCCGCAATAGGGGTGTTGTTGCCCTGCTGACTTGCAAATACTGTTTTGGGTGCTGAAGTGAGGGCCGGGTCAGTTACGAGCGCGGAAgtgccatttttttgttcaaGTTCATTCTCCCACGCTATGCCGGGTCACACGGTCAAAGCTCCGATGTCCCAAAACCTGCTGTACTATATCAATGTCATTGACTAGACGTTCGGATTGACCACTGATTCGGTTTACCCACCTTCAAGTACTACGTTTCTTCCGAGAATTGAAACTTAAGCTTGAGTGTATGAGCTATACATGATGCTACTTTTTTTCACCAGAAACGATCCAAAAATGAGCAAAACGGATGAATGTTGGAGATTGATAGTTTTGCGATGCCgatgatgccatcaaaacGAATGAAAGGGCGGCATGTCGGCGCCCTGCCTTTCACGTGCAATCAAGTTGAATCAACAGGTCGTATTGCGTTCGGAGTTGAAAATATTACTGATGTGCATACATGCCTATCCTCGTGCGTATGAAAAATTCAAACAACATTATTCCCTCCACAAGCTCCCTTCCTATTAACATAGACCCACGTACTGCGGTGTTAAGTGAGCTTTTTGCATCTTGCCCCACTTCCCATGACTTTGATTGAACACACACATCTTGACCTTCTCGTCAAGGGGGTGCCGGTGTTCAAAATTCGGACACCACctaggtaggtaggttggcCGATCAgcccccccaaaaaaaaatgtaccatattttttttgtctaattTCTGAGGAATTTCACAGTCCAAAGTTGTCTGTAATCAAGTTTAGAGCATTTTGGACTGTATTTCATAGACAAATTATGTTTTTAAACAAACACAATGCCAATCTCGTTGAAATTCAGGTTAAAATCTTCATGATAGGTGGCCGGGCTTCAAACAACACAGATATTTGACCTGATTTTGACTGAGATCATTGATTTACCGTCTGGACGCTGTCTCAAAGACATGGGTGTGCCACACATGTAAAGGGAGCAAACGGGGTTGTAATTAGTTCTATAACTACTTAATTACACTTTGACCTGTCCGATGTCGGGAAATTGAGTgaattttgatgaagttcAATGTCTTGGCCCTTGGCAATTCCCATTTTAGGCGATTTTGATCGTTATGTAATGGTCACGAGGTAGGTAGGTTGCCCAAATTACctcgaaataaaaaatatgaggtcgtgttttttttttgaacccCGGCACCCCCTTGCTTCTCGTCCTATTTAGAGAAGCAAGCACTAGAGGCTCATTTATATCTCCTTCCTCTTAAGCCTCGATAACATAGTCTTTTTATGTGGTGCGTGCTCGGATCTGCTGCGCACCTTGCATTCTGGTTCTCAACGTCAAATTCTCCTGCGTCCCTTCATGTTTTTATCATCTTCGTTGACTAGCTATGGTTAATGGGTCATTTGTGGTCACGCATGTGGTAAGCCAGAGGCAATTTTAATCAAAGCAAGAAGGCTTATGGGTGGTTGATTAAGTCATAATGATCTGACTACTTTATAGCAATACAGAGTTAGTTAATTATAGAACATCTTGAACATGCGGCGGATACCACGAACGTGAGACGAACTCGACAAATATGGAAATAAAAGTGAAAATCCGAATTGCGCCTGTCAAGCTGCTGGATATTTGATGGGGGTCCCACACGCAGACATTTAAATTACACACGCCATCCACATGGAAATGATTGCAACTGTGTGAACATGGACACGCTTAGGAATCAGTCAATTTATTCCTGCCCGAGAGTCCGGATTCCGTAGGTGGATCAGTCACACGCCCCTAGCCATACAGGTAACCTATTTCCCGTCAGTGGGTGCTTACAGCTCTCCCCATCGTTATGAACCAATCATTCTTTTGGTACCTATCAAGACAACTTCTTGCTGCCAATATGTTCAGCATCATATGAGTATATGAGAGTGGGACCTTCGTGCGCAGATGGAACATTCAATAATAGTAACTTTGATTTGATTCCAAAAAGGCACACGGGTTGCTGGCTTAGAAGTTCATTCGCAGCGTGGTACTGTGTGTGAGTGTGCGTGCCTATTATAACTCTGGCCTTCTCCTGTCGTGCATTTAAATAGGAAACAAATGATTCGATTGATAACACCCTCTCCTGATTTTTTCCTCTCTCTTCCTGATCATCGACTCGTACATTGCATTGCTCGAAAAATTAAACACTGGGATCTCACTGTACCATCCAGTTGTCGCTATTTCGCCTAGCTTCACTGAGACTGTGATCCATTCTGGCTCACTATCACGTATACACAACATTTAGAGACCGCGGCAACACATTGGTAATGAGAACGGGGCGCCTTCTATCACTAAACACTAGCTCACATCTCCCACTTAAACTCTGCTCGCGTTTTATCCCAGTGTGACAGTATTAGGTGAACAATGGCCGTGTCGATGTCTTCCGGGGCAGGGGTATAATCTACAGGGGTTCGCTTTTGCCTCAGCATCACTGTCACCTGCTTCACCGTGACGGTGCCCCTATAGACGCGCATATGCCCTGGTAGGCCATCCACCAGGGCCATTGTTATGTCCATCACCTTGTCACCTCTATGGAGCTCTGCGTTTATGGAGTTGTGTATCTTTACCGTTGACATATTGCGTTAGCGGGTAGATTGTGGATAAAATAGGGGTAGAGGCTTACTGCTGCGGTGTATTGTACCGGCTCGTGATTGATGACTTTCTTACTCTCAGTTGGTTTGTTAAACTTGAATATGAAGTCTGTGATATCGTCTTCTATAGTGGGTGAAGTTCTCATTGAAACTTGATAAATTGTCTCCACCCTCTTGCTGGATTAAAGCGCGACATTCAATAAAAAAGAACGAATCGTTAAGAGCATGTCCCTTGTAGTTCTCACTTAAATCTTACCCATTCCCTATATCCATTTCCACTTTACTAATAATCAACGGATCCGGCGACAAAAAGGTGTCAGCAAGCACGCCAAAAGAATACATTACATGTTAACTCACTTCTTAATAAACTCATCCATGGGGATAGCAATATCCACTCCAGATATGTGGTGCGTAAAAGTACTTTTGGAGCGTGCCCTGGCATCTGACTGCGTACATTCAGAGCCTTTCTCACCCTGAGAAAATGACACTACCCAGTCCACACTGGCGAAATGAACAAACTGGGTGTCTGTCGCCGCTTCGATGATTGCTGTCGAGACCAGTGTATCTATGTTTAAATTTCGCTTGGCGAAATGTATGCTGAAATGCTCTTTTCTCGTATCTCCGTCATTCGACTCACAAACTCTGTGCTCGTATTGTGTCGATATTCTGTACTGTAAGATACTTCTTGGTGCAGGCCcttgaagagttgaagacGGCAATTCTACCTCTTCGGTGAGGTACATAGGGCCTTGCTCTGTCGCCTTTTTAAGGGAAAACATGGTGGTCTTCATGCTAGCGCTCATAACCTGATGTTCGACTTGTTTTGTGCTGTGTATGCCACAATCGATCTACGTCCAAAGGGATAAAACTTATTCGCGGGTTTGTTCTGAAACTAATCGAGATGAAACGACCTTTGAGGGGAAACTAACTGATTATCCGAAGGCTATCTCGTTTCCCCTTTGCCCCTCTTATACAACCAGCGCCTTCACACTTCCGACCATCTATTTGAGCTTATCTCCATATTCAGAACTCCACAATCGGCAGCAGCCTTTTACTTATCTGCTTCCTTTCCATCCTAAACCATCAGAATATGTCGGTGGATCCCCGGCGTTTTTGCGCGCTTACACACACTGGCGTCGTCATCGAACTGTGTCCCAAAAAGGAAAGTTGTTTGGCTTTCAATTTCGCGCCGGCGATGGATATAGCTTGAATTAAGAAGGAATCTTCTAGTGCGCAGCAGGTATGGAGGATATAATAATATAACAAGGAAAACCCGCAAGAATTTAGAAGCATGTGGACGTCCGTAGGGATTCCGAGATGGCGAGGTAAGGAGAAGTCTACCGTCAAAATGACTTTATGTCTTTCAGTAGGTATCCCTGAGGGTAAATCAAAGAGTGGCGTActattctttttttcatttttgaaATGCATTTAGCTGACATTCGGACTTATCCACAGACATTTATATTAATCTTAGGATGCTGTTGATCCCGTGGAGTCCACAAATTTAATAGATCTGGTGATATAAGGCTGTAGAAATTCACAGGATTATGGGTTGTGTGCGGACATGCCACGGTTTCCGACGCATACATCAAGTATCATAAACAACTAATATACAATATATTAAAACCTATTACGGTCCGACTTCTTTCTCGGATACCCCATATCATTGACAATCGCAGTCAAAACGAGGCTGAGCAAGTCGTGACTTTCGTATAACATTCCCTTCCGAGAATTGCACATTGAAATAGTCAGCTCTCCTGTGTGGCTAGGGGTAGTTTTGGAGTTGAATGCAGTGATATATTGTTGTTTGGTCAACGTCATTATAATATGCTGATTGCTGCTCGGCTCGGGGTCCTTCAAGACGGCCTGAAAAGGTGGGGTAAAATGACATTCAATGAGTCCATCTTGGATGTAAATATAAAGCACTCACGGATATCGTTTTCAAAACCTGACTGTCTGCCGAACGGGAATATACAATTTCCATATTCAGCTTCCCTAGTGCTTGCTTCTTCGTAAAAATAAAGGGTCGTTCGGCCTTGTACGCTGTGGTTCTAGTGAATTAAAATGAAGCATGAGCTGTATCCATTGTCATTTATATAGAAAATGACATACACATGCGTGCTAGAGCGTTGAGAGCGTTTTGGCACATCACACTTGGGAAGCTCGAAGAACAACACCTTCCGAAGTTCGCCATTGGGCTCTACATCATTGATAGACACTTTTGCCGCCTGAAGCATCCACGCATCCACGAACTGGGCGTCTGTTTGTCCTGGTTCTTCAGAGGGCCACCAAACCGCTCCGAGGACGCTGATATTTGACCCTCCTTTTAAGAGGCGAATCTCAACACGAAAGAAACCAATTTGCTTCCCATTGCATACCCGTGCTAATTCAGGGAAAATATCAATTGTTTGCGTCTCCTTGTGTGCTGTGTACGTTTTCAATTCCCTGTCTTCTCGTAGTATAATATGTCCATCTTGCATCCACTGAATGTTATATTTTGCTTCGTCGTCCCAGTTTGCAGACCGATTACTTCTTTGTATTTGCTGGAATATGGATTGGATAGATGATGTGGTAGGTCTGAACGAGATCATGTTTCCGAGGTGAGAGGTATAATGCAAAATCGCCCATCACAGCTAAATCTACAATATTGGTGTCCTGCTTGGACCCACTTTGTCTTTTGTAAGCGAACTCAACTTTGCGCTTCATTGTCTTCTGTGCTCGCTCAGTTTGGGAGTGATGATGATCTTTGCACAGGCACAAGCAGCGGCGGAGCCATACTAGTGCTGATAACTTGTGTATTGTGCGGTCCAAGCTTTTTATCAAGCACTGCATAATCCCGCCCTTGTTTGACTATACAAGTATGTAACTGTGTCCTTCAATGTAAGAGAGGAATATATTATGATCAGAAAAGGAGTATTACTCTGAATAACCTACATTAAATGCTTCCTGTTAGACTCTTCCATAGAGAGTCATAGGCTTATTGTTCTAGAGACTCGCCGAGGTCACATTACATCAATAAATACACACAGGCATTTCTGCACACACAGGCGACTGCCCAACTCCACCCGCAGATTGTCGCCAGAATACAACTTCAGCCCAAATAGGAGTCATTAGGAGGTGTCTACATAAAATACATCACGCGATAACGCATTCAGAATGGCTCAGACGCACCGAAATACTTGTCCAACACACCGCCCGTGCCAGAACGAATCGAGGTAAAACAACAAAATGCTGACAAAATATCGAGTGAGCATATATTCAAATGAGAGGGTGTTCGGACAATCTTGCCACCATTACAGTATTTTCGGAATAATTTACTTCTCAATTTTGGatgtaagattgggctcatcagaaaccagcacccttacgtaatcaatgggcttggcgccaagagcggccaaaatccagctcgaaaaaaaaatcaaaagttatgttgacggaaaatggtttcagacaaaaagtttaaaaaaaaaaaattcataaatgtgcatatacaatccttactactagcctttatgcccacaataatagaattacacctcagaggtcaaattgtagtctctggaagtccataatgagtctgagaggtattacttaggcgtgacttattgtcacgtgtggtcacgtgtaccattatataagcggccaaaagaacattgtcaaattttcgaaaatctcccaaactcgagaaaacaccatttctgacgtgttagactaaaaaaaaaggaaaaaaattaaaatctttataacttcttgagatcaaaatttttttgaaaaaaaaaaccacagatgtgttcaaagaagcataacctacatatctgtggttcaaaaatgtagaatagtgtgagtgcagaagggttgaaaaggttcggaggtaagccaacttttgcttacctaagggggtgctggttcctgatgagcccaatcttatgGCGAAGCGTAGGTGGGGTCCCACGCACAGACCTTATCAACCCCGTTTACCCACGATCATGCGTATGTTACATCCGCAAAATTTCCCGACTCGGAGCTTGTCCTCTCACTTGTATGAACCAAGTTTCTACTAAAGTCTCTCTATTATTCATGCTACTCATGCAACCAAATTACCTAGCCCTCATGTATTCTCAACTGCGAAAATACCTGCCAACATCGTCTATTTCGATCCTTTCGCCAACCTTTTTGCCCGTTTTAAAAATGAAACGTTCTATGGCATTATTCCCGCATGACATTCAACTTCTCCGTTTGATGAGTAAATCCCCAGTGAGGCTGTTACATGCGCTGTTTTTGCCAAACACTGTCATCAGATTCACCCTTTCCATGCACTGTGAAATATATCAAGCTGCAAGCTTCGACCTTGGCGCCTTTATCCGAGTTCATTTGGTTTCCAGCGCTTCCCTTCATTTATCACTCAATCCTAGTTTCTCAACATGGAATTTGTCGAAATCATCTTCCAACTCGCTCCTGTACCCTATTTAGACTTCAGCTTTACCGTTTTCAAGGGACTGTGGGATGCCCTGAAAGATGTTCAGTCCAGCAAGCAGCAATTCAACGTCCTAGCGCAGTCAGTAGCACAATTGTTGCATATACTGGACAAAGGGTTTCGATCTGGAAGTATAATGATGGACGATCTATCGTCAGATGCTCTCATCGACTTGGAAAGGTGAGCGCAGCATGTCTTCTTGGAACAAAACAAAATGCACTGAACGACGCAGATTGCTCAAGGACATATCCGCGTACATACAAAAGCAGTCAAATTTTGGATTCGTCAAATTGCTTCTCTTAAAGGAGGAAAGACTAGCGACTATAGAGGCGTTTAATCGACGTATCTATAACAACATCAACGCATTTCAGGTAGGTGCTATGAAAGCACTGGACACCTGGGTGTTAACATTACCGCTAGGTTGCCGCAATGATTGATATTCGAGTGTGGCAAACACGAAATGAAGAAGCTCGAAGGAACGATCAGGGAAGCCTACATGCCCGACTCCGCCATCTGGAAGCCAATCAACGACTCCTGATAGAAGCGCTAGGTCTGTACTTCTACCCATGTTGAATAGCACCGACTCACCGAACCGATAGATATTCCTCACAGTGGCCCTCAGGCAATCATGGCTACTCTTCGCAGACGTGTTGATGAAAGGAAAGGATCTGACGAAGAATTAAGATTCCTGAAGCACAGTCTTAGTTATCTGAGCACTACAAGCAATCACCAAATCGACCTTCAACCCTGGACTATTACTTCCTACGACGTCGAATTTGGACCTCTCATTGGCGTTGGAGGATTGTACGTACAGATTCGTTTCTTCTGATGATGTGCGCTTACATTTGTCTAGCGGAAGGGTATACCGAGGGAAATGGAATCACACAGATGTGGCTTTGAAGGTGATGCGGAATGCTGGGGATATATCTCCTAGGGCATCCGTAAGCCTGGTGTTAACTTCTTTGTACTATGTCATAACCTCTTGAAATTATAGGCCGTCCGTCGTGAAGTTGAGGAAGGTCGCCCCCTTTTATTCACGAGCCATTGACCAACTACTTGTTATACAGACATGGTCGAAGCTACGCCACCCTAATATTCTTCGTAAGTCTGATTTTCGAATGTGAACTTCCCTGCTCAATGTTTGTTAGAATTCTTGGGGGCCAATATCCTCGATGATGAACCATTTCTCGTAATGCCATTAGTAGAAGGAGGGAATGCTCGAGACTACATTGATAATCACCCTCATTGTAATAGGATCAAGATTGTGGGTATCCGATTACACTCTTTTTGTACGTTTCTCACTTTGGTAGAAATCAGGTTCAGCAAATAAGTCTGGGATTGACCTACCTTCATTCACAATCTGTAGTTCACGGAGATCTCAAGGCTGTGAATGTCCTCATAGACGACGCAGAGAGGGCATTGCTATGTGATTTTGGATTAGCGAGGTTGAGAGCTGATGTCAACAGCCGGACAGCAGACTCGATTCCTCTGCAAGGAAGTCAAAATTGGATGGCTCCTGAGTTATTTGAAGGTCGATCCCTACGTATGCCATGCGACATCTACTCCTTTGGCATGACATTGTACGAGGTGAGCTTCAAAATCGTCCTCGCATACGCCACGTCCTCAGGAACCAATGTCGCAGATATACACGGGTGAAATTCCCTTCGGACACTTATCTCCTCAGCTTATCCCTAAACTTGTAGCAAAGCGAAGAATTCGTCCAGAGAGACCAGAACATGAAGAGGCACCATACCTAAGCGACGATATTTGGAATGTTGCTCAGCATTGCTGGTCTCATAGCCCAGCAGACAGACCTTTGGCCATCACTCTTAGCGAAACCCTGACTGTACTTCTCCATACAACTCGAAATCGACCTCAGGTTTCGGTACCCCATCCCCAAGACAAAGTTCTTGAACATACTGGAAACATCGTTATGACAAACGGGACTTATTCCACTAGCAACAATGGATACACATCACTCGTATCCCCTCTGACGACGTTATACAGTATCCCTGATTCCCCTTTTGGAACCAACCAAATAATCCCCGATACTCCTCCTCGGTCCATGCATGGTCTTCCGCAACGCCTCAATGACGACTACGAGGCCATCCATGAACACCCTCCCCCTGCATTTCCTGTACCTAATGTCCATCAAAACCCTCCTCCTGCCTTTCCGACACCTGGTCTTCCCAATTCACAGGGCACATATGAAACCATGTTTAGGTTTGAAAGTTTCGCCCTGTCGCTTCCTCCGGTCGAAAGAATAAAGATAATCCCAAACAAAAGACTTGTCCTAGCTTTCGACATTGGAATCTCATACAGCAGCATTTCCTACAGGTGTGTCTTCTACCTGCCGCTGTTAGGAACTTTAGTGACCGCAAAATATGCCAGCATCATTGAAGATAATCAAATGTCAGAAATTAAGGGCGTGACGATGTAAGCTCATCTTCAAGTTACTAATTGTTGGGCCCCACTGAAACGAACCAGAATCTCTGATCGCGACCAATTGAGTGGATCTTTCAAGGTCCCAACAACAATCTATTATGATGAGTTTGGAGAGTTACGCGCTATCGGAGCAGAAACGATGTCTGAAGAGGTTATCAAAGTTGCCGAATCCAACGGTTGGAGAAAGGTTAAATGGTACGTGGGGCACGTTGTGCCACTGTTGCGCCTGCTAAAATGTTAACCATGCTATTGTATGGCTTCATAATCAACTACCAGGTTCAAGCTACATCTATGGCCACATATCATCCCTGGCAAGAAACACACAAACACAACCCTACCCTCTAACAAACGACCTGAGGATATTCTTAGCGATTACCTCCAATATCTATATCGCTGCTCTATCACATATATCAAGAAAACGCATATTAATTGGCAGGAGCTATCTCCTCTATTCAGCTCTAGGGATGATATCGATTTTGTTCTGACCTATCCGAACGGATGGGATGGGGTTCAGGAGAAGATGACACAGTCTGCTGTATTGGCTGGACTTGTTTCTGACGATGAAGCTGGCAGATCCCATCTGTCCTTTGTAACTGAGGGAGAGGCTAACCTATCCTTCGTCTTAGGTCATAGTGCACAGGACACGTTCCAAAATGTGTGTATATTGCCTTCTATAACTTTGATATGTCGATCATTGACAATTGAATAGGATGTGGCTGTTATTGTCGACGCAGGGGATTACATGGTCACCATAAGCTCCTACGTCAGAAATCCTTCTAATGTTACGCCTTCGTTTGAAGAAATCACTCAACCTCTGCGTAAGTATGCTATCCCGCCTTCCTCCAAAGCACCAAGTTGTACTTGTGATACTTATGACATTGCCAAAGGTCACCTCAGTGGCTCGATATTTGTGACCTCTCTAGCCAAAACATTCTTCCAACGTTCGTCTATATGCTTTTCTACAAAGTTCACTATGGCAAATAAACAAAGGCACATACGTTTCTAGGCACACTCTCGGATTCTAAATTCAAGGATCGAGCGGATATtgtccttcaatcattcgaACGAACAACAAAATTCAGATTTAGCAATCCTGGAGAACCTGAATACCTTACCATAGGCGGAGCGAAAGATAACGATAAAAAAAGACACATCAAACGCGGCCAGCTAAGGTTGCAAGGGTAAAATTCTCGTCCTTTCTAAATGTGATGTCTGTTTGCTTACTTCTCACAGCGCTGACGTCGCGTCATTTTTCGAGCCTTCGATCAAATGTATTGTAGATTCGGTGAAGGAGCAGCGAAAAACGTCCCGCGAAAAAGCTACGGTACGTCCTCCTTATGCACCCCTGAATCGCCATGATCTTTCTGATGCATGTTCTTTAGCACGTAATTCTTGTTGGAGAGTTAAGTGCTAGCGAATGGCTTTTCTCCCGCGTCACCGCCGCATTCTCACCATTGGGATATTCTGTGATAAGGCCCGACTATTATATGTAATTCATTCTTATCATTCTATTGATCTCTTTATCCGCTGACCTGATTCTTCCACTAAACAGCAACAGATCTGTTGCGGACGGTGCTATTTTCCACTACTTCGAGAACAGAAAGCATCGTCAAATATAAAGCAATATCGTTCAAAATTGTACTAGTAGTCAATACATTTATTTCTTACAACGGTCGAATGTATTCATGAATGTCATGATCACGCCCAGGACGATACAGGACATAGAAACAAACCTAAGATGTGGAGGGTGTAGGTATGAAAATACACAGATATATTTGCAATCCTATTGAGACGGAAAAACAGATTCACTTCCATCGAGGTGCGATTCCGATCCCAGCCCATACTCTTGGATGAAGACAACATAGCCTTGGATAACTAACCCAAGCAAAGACCTTGAAAGTGACTAATGATATCAAAATTATAAACGACCATTTGGAACCTTAGAAGCTGGGATTTCGGCCTGCAGAGCACTTGAGAAGATAGCAAGAGATTCGTCGGTATACGGTGGGTAACGGGCAGCGAAAGATGGCTCATCCCTATTACCAAAAAAATTAAGAATTGAAAAATGATAGAATGAGTACACCTACTCAAATGGAACATCTACAACCCCTCTCTCGTAAATAAAGTTTTCGAAGCTGTAACGCATGATTTGGCGCCCATCTGTAGCACAGCGGATTAACGATTTGCTCGTGACGCTCCACAGGAAATACAATACGTACATCCGGATTCCCCGACCCCGCCAAAGGGTAAATCATCAACTAGACATAACGATGAGTCATGAATTATTGAACAGTAAGGGAATGAAAACATACTTCCTACTTGCTGGAATGTGTCATTGATCCAGAAATTTCCGCTAGTGGTGTTGGCGAGGACTATTTGATTACATTCTCAAAATTCATATTCAATGTGGAATCATATGGAAATGtacctttcttcttcgcctCTTCGTCATTGGAAAACAGGTATAGAGTAAGTGGGTGATCGCTGGATTGAAAGGTCACCAGTCAAGACGGAGAGTCaaataaaacaaaataaTTGAAACAGACCGATCACCCAAAAATTCAATCGCCTCGTCAAGGTTTTCAACTGCGACTAAAGGTAAGATGGGACCAAATAACTCTCTATATGTGTCTCGTCAGGATTGTGGATATCGTTGATTCAAAAAATCAACTCACTCCTCAAGCAGTGCATCCCCTTCCTTAACATCAACTACAAGGGTGGGTTCAAACCCACGCttcccttccccttcctcccACTTCCCGCCGAAGACGATTTTGCCGTTCGTTCTCTT
Coding sequences:
- a CDS encoding Serine/threonine-protein kinase STY17; protein product: MEFVEIIFQLAPVPYLDFSFTVFKGLWDALKDVQSSKQQFNVLAQSVAQLLHILDKGFRSGSIMMDDLSSDALIDLERLLKDISAYIQKQSNFGFVKLLLLKEERLATIEAFNRRIYNNINAFQVAAMIDIRVWQTRNEEARRNDQGSLHARLRHLEANQRLLIEALDIPHSGPQAIMATLRRRVDERKGSDEELRFLKHSLSYLSTTSNHQIDLQPWTITSYDVEFGPLIGVGGFGRVYRGKWNHTDVALKVMRNAGDISPRASTWSKLRHPNILQFLGANILDDEPFLVMPLVEGGNARDYIDNHPHCNRIKIVQQISLGLTYLHSQSVVHGDLKAVNVLIDDAERALLCDFGLARLRADVNSRTADSIPLQGSQNWMAPELFEGRSLRMPCDIYSFGMTLYEEPMSQIYTGEIPFGHLSPQLIPKLVAKRRIRPERPEHEEAPYLSDDIWNVAQHCWSHSPADRPLAITLSETLTVLLHTTRNRPQVSVPHPQDKVLEHTGNIVMTNGTYSTSNNGYTSLVSPLTTLYSIPDSPFGTNQIIPDTPPRSMHGLPQRLNDDYEAIHEHPPPAFPVPNVHQNPPPAFPTPGLPNSQGTYETMFRFESFALSLPPVERIKIIPNKRLVLAFDIGISYSSISYRCVFYLPLLGTLVTAKYASIIEDNQMSEIKGVTIISDRDQLSGSFKVPTTIYYDEFGELRAIGAETMSEEVIKVAESNGWRKVKWFKLHLWPHIIPGKKHTNTTLPSNKRPEDILSDYLQYLYRCSITYIKKTHINWQELSPLFSSRDDIDFVLTYPNGWDGVQEKMTQSAVLAGLVSDDEAGRSHLSFVTEGEANLSFVLGHSAQDTFQNDVAVIVDAGDYMVTISSYVRNPSNVTPSFEEITQPLRHLSGSIFVTSLAKTFFQRTLSDSKFKDRADIVLQSFERTTKFRFSNPGEPEYLTIGGAKDNDKKRHIKRGQLRLQGADVASFFEPSIKCIVDSVKEQRKTSREKATHVILVGELSASEWLFSRVTAAFSPLGYSVIRPDYYM